One stretch of Natronobacterium gregoryi SP2 DNA includes these proteins:
- a CDS encoding transposase produces MTYSKPSHICEHTRKRAHQLGIDLVFLPVGSPHLNPIEQVWKVLKRNASPIVVASESAFRTLARRLFNTLTDRLGFAKSWIGQFLSPYLQKLS; encoded by the coding sequence ATGACTTACAGTAAACCGTCTCACATCTGTGAACACACGCGCAAGCGCGCACATCAACTCGGTATCGATCTCGTCTTTCTTCCGGTCGGTTCACCGCATCTCAATCCAATCGAGCAGGTCTGGAAAGTGCTCAAACGGAATGCTTCACCAATCGTCGTGGCGAGCGAGAGCGCGTTCCGCACTCTCGCTCGCCGTCTCTTCAACACCCTCACCGATCGACTTGGATTCGCCAAGTCTTGGATCGGCCAGTTCCTCAGTCCATATTTGCAAAAGTTATCTTGA
- a CDS encoding IS630 family transposase, with protein sequence MGGDRRGEFVRHLSEEELDRLLRPADDPKVVKRLTFVKRLYKGATYEEAADDVGKSASTGSRWARRWNDGGLGQLTPNFGGGRPPKLGDEEQERLLELLERDNPGKHKKFINSWTEFDVEYHPDYLGRFLRNLGLSYAKPRPKRPSRPENADEILEERVADAFDEEPETAHNKRPDAEDEGWVLDDDICTDGGTVVGFCDASHPQPYDNSHRLWYVDGPTLERPLVKLDEPAVGCYTLTGESVLTFPADQSKETICALLEEVREQNPRTRILLVLDDFSSHTDYCNDLPAQPPPGSRLCRK encoded by the coding sequence ATGGGAGGAGACCGGCGAGGCGAGTTCGTTCGTCATCTGAGCGAGGAGGAGTTGGACCGTCTGCTTCGTCCAGCAGACGATCCAAAGGTCGTCAAGCGGCTCACCTTTGTCAAGCGTCTCTACAAGGGTGCAACGTACGAAGAAGCAGCTGACGACGTGGGGAAATCTGCGTCGACTGGAAGTCGCTGGGCACGTCGATGGAACGATGGCGGGCTGGGTCAGTTGACACCGAACTTCGGGGGCGGAAGGCCCCCGAAGCTCGGTGACGAGGAACAAGAGCGTCTTCTAGAACTTCTCGAGAGGGACAACCCTGGAAAGCACAAGAAGTTCATCAACTCTTGGACAGAGTTCGATGTTGAGTACCACCCGGATTATCTCGGCCGATTCCTCCGGAATCTCGGACTCTCCTACGCTAAACCACGTCCCAAACGACCCTCCCGGCCAGAAAACGCCGATGAAATCCTCGAAGAACGCGTCGCAGACGCGTTCGACGAGGAACCAGAGACAGCACATAACAAGCGTCCTGATGCTGAGGACGAAGGCTGGGTCCTCGACGACGATATTTGTACAGATGGGGGAACTGTCGTCGGTTTCTGTGACGCTTCTCACCCGCAACCATACGACAATTCGCATCGACTGTGGTACGTCGATGGTCCGACACTGGAACGACCGCTGGTGAAGCTTGACGAACCAGCGGTCGGGTGCTATACGCTTACCGGCGAAAGTGTCCTGACCTTTCCTGCAGATCAATCGAAAGAGACCATCTGTGCCCTACTGGAGGAGGTCCGCGAGCAGAATCCGAGAACGCGGATTCTGCTCGTCTTGGACGACTTCTCGTCTCATACGGATTACTGTAACGATTTACCGGCGCAACCGCCGCCCGGGTCGCGGTTGTGCCGAAAATGA